A genome region from Platichthys flesus chromosome 12, fPlaFle2.1, whole genome shotgun sequence includes the following:
- the LOC133966302 gene encoding cytochrome P450 26C1: protein MITLQAQFGALWALGAALTSVLSALLLLALTQQLWSLRWSLTRDKESSLPLPKGSMGWPLVGETFHWLFQGSNFHISRRERHGNVFKTHLLGKPLIRVTGAENIRKILLGEHSLVCTQWPQSTRIILGPNTLVNSIGDLHKRKRKILAKVFSRGALESFLPRLQDVIKSEIAKWCSAPGSIDVYSAAKSLTFRIAVRVLLGLQLEEERIVYLAGIFEQLMNNLFSLPIDAPLCGLRKGIKAREILHANMEKIIEEKMARQQSDDEYHDAFDYMLSSAKEIGQEVSIQELKETAVELIFAAHSTTASASTSLILQLLRHPAVVEKARIELEAEGLGYEPPRGLSSSGATTEKDPYASVTETTCLLNEVCQNPSDQNGFPLSQSHIPYLSLDKLSQLRYVDFVIKEVLRFLPPVSGGYRTALQTFELDGYQIPKGWSVMYSIRDTHETAAVFQSPELFDPDRFGPDREESKSARFSYVPFGGGVRSCVGKELAQIILKTLTVELIGTCKWALATENFPKMQTVPIVHPVNGLYVHFTYNYTL, encoded by the exons ATGATCACCCTGCAGGCTCAGTTCGGGGCTCTGTGGGCTCTTGGCGCCGCGCTCACCTCGGTGCTGTCCGCGCTCCTGCTGCTGGCGCTCACCCAGCAGCTGTGGAGCCTCCGCTGGAGCCTGACCCGGGACAAAGAGAGCAGCCTGCCGCTGCCGAAGGGCTCCATGGGCTGGCCGCTGGTCGGAGAGACCTTCCACTGGCTGTTCCAG GGCTCCAACTTCCACATCTCCCGAAGAGAACGTCACGGCAACGTGTTCAAGACCCACCTGCTGGGGAAGCCCCTCATCAGGGTCACGGGGGCTGAGAACATCCGCAAGATCCTGCTGGGCGAGCACAGTCTGGTGTGCACCCAGTGGCCCCAGAGCACCCGCATCATCCTGGGGCCCAACACCCTGGTCAACTCCATCGGGGACCTGcacaagaggaagagaaag ATCCTGGCTAAAGTGTTTAGCCGAGGGGCCCTGGAGTCCTTCCTGCCCCGGCTGCAGGACGTCATCAAGTCTGAAATCGCCAAGTGGTGCTCGGCGCCAGGTTCCATCGATGTTTACAGCGCCGCCAAGTCCTTGACGTTCCGTATCGCCGTCCGGGTCCTGCTGggtctgcagctggaggaggagcggaTCGTGTACCTGGCCGGCATCTTCGAGCAGTTGATGAACAACCTGTTCTCGCTCCCAATAGACGCTCCGCTCTGCGGCCTCCGCAAG GGAATTAAAGCCAGAGAAATCCTGCATGCCAACATGGAGAAAATCATCGAGGAGAAGATGGCGCGGCAGCAGTCGGATGACGAGTATCATGACGCCTTCGACTACATGTTGTCCAGCGCCAAAGAGATCGGACAGGAGGTCAGCATCCAGGAGCTGAAG GAAACAGCAGTGGAGTTGATCTTCGCCGCTCACTCCACCACAGCCAGCGCCTCCACGTCTCTGATTCTGCAGCTCCTTCGTCACCCTGCGGTGGTGGAGAAGGCCAGAATCGAGCTGGAGGCTGAGGGCTTGGGCTACGAACCCCCCAGAGGTCTCAGCTCCTCTGGCGCCACCACCGAGAAAGACCCCTACGCCAGCGTCACAGAGACAACCTGCCTGCTAAACGAAGTGTGTCAGAATCCCAGCGACCAGAATGGTTTCCCGCTGTCCCAGTCTCACATACCGTACCTGAGCCTGGACAAGCTGAGCCAGCTGCGATACGTCGACTTTGTCATCAAAGAGGTGCTGCGCTTCCTGCCGCCGGTGTCCGGTGGCTACCGCACGGCCCTGCAGACGTTCGAATTAGAC GGCTACCAGATCCCTAAAGGCTGGAGTGTAATGTACAGCATCCGTGACACCCACGAGACCGCAGCCGTCTTCCAGAGCCCGGAGCTGTTCGACCCAGATCGGTTCGGCCCGGACCGGGAGGAGAGCAAGTCGGCTCGGTTCAGCTATGTGCCGTTCGGTGGCGGCGTGCGAAGCTGCGTGGGGAAGGAACTGGCGCAGATCATCCTCAAGACTCTCACTGTGGAGCTGATCGGAACCTGCAAGTGGGCTCTGGCCACCGAGAACTTTCCAAAGATGCAGACGGTGCCGATCGTGCATCCAGTGAACGGGCTGTACGTGCACTTCACGTACAACTACACACTTTAG
- the zgc:65997 gene encoding C-signal → MAAPVALIQGSSRGLGLEFCRHILRNRASAAVIATCRDPDGAAELRGLEAQHPGRLTVLRLDVSREEDIRGAAQRVKENFGRLDLIVNSSAMLHPSGKGETSLRDVSAQGIISTLTTNTVGPLVMAKYFAALLQKGGGGFGQQPVEKPKQHSGLIVNITAKVGSIGDNGLGGWYSYRMSKAALNMATRNLSIELGRGRPKVVCVSLHPGTVSTDLSRPYHKNVPADKLFSTEHSVNCLMSLIDALNIEKTGKAYNWDGAELPW, encoded by the exons ATGGCGGCCCCCGTGGCTCTCATTCAGGGCTCCAGCAGAGGACTGGGACTGGAGTTCTGTAGACATATCCTGAGGAACCGAGCCTCTGCGGCCGTCATAGCGACATGTCGGGACCCGGACGGGGCGGCCGAGCTGCGGGGCCTGGAGGCTCAACACCCGGGCAGGCTCACGGTCCTCCGGCTGGACGTGAGCCGGGAGGAGGACATCCGAGGAGCCGCCCAGCGCGTTAAGGAGAACTTCGGTCGGCTGGACCTGATCGTCAACTCGTCCGCGATGCTTCATCCCTCCGGGAAAGGAGAGACCAGCCTGAGGGACGTGTCTGCTCAG GGCATCATTTCCACGCTGACGACCAACACAGTGGGTCCTCTGGTGATGGCCAAGTACTTTGCCGCCCTCCTTCAGAAGGGTGGAGGAGGTTTTGGTCAGCAGCCCGTGGAGAAACCCAAGCAGCACAGCGGCCTCATCGTCAACATCACGGCTAAAGTGGGATCCATCGGTGACAACG GTCTTGGAGGCTGGTACAGCTACAGGATGTCTAAGGCAGCTCTCAACATGGCCACCAGGAATCTGTCTATAGAGCTGGGCCGCGGTCGCCCCAAG gtggtgtgtgtgtccttacaTCCAGGAACAGTCAGCACAGACCTCTCCCGACCGTATCACAAGAATGTGCCGGCAGACAAGTTGTTCAGCACTGAGCACTCAGTGAACTGTCTGATGAGCCTCATAGACGCACTGAATATAGAAAAGACTGGCAAAGCGTACAACTGGGACGGAGCCGAACTTCCTTGGTAG